In Nitrobacteraceae bacterium AZCC 1564, the following proteins share a genomic window:
- a CDS encoding multiple sugar transport system substrate-binding protein (product_source=KO:K02027; ko=KO:K02027; superfamily=53850; tigrfam=TIGR01409): MGVRKLRLGLSRRDVIKTVTGAGAAVAVAGPFFHVTPARAAKTLKILQWSHFVPGYDKWFNNTYTKEWGAKNGTEVVIDNINLALIPSRAAAEVSAQKGHDLVMFLAPPSVFEDQVADMTEVYAECEKKHGKPIDLAIKSTYNPRTKKYFAFSDSFVPDPVNYRSDLWGDVGMKPDTWDNVRIGGKKIKDKTGIPVGVGLSAEIDTAMAMRALMYSFGAHEQDAEGNLAINSKETLEALKFVKALFEQTETPEVFAWDASSNNRQMLAGRSSLVLNAISITRAGENDKLPIHEKIALAKPPKGPVRQIGLEHLMSCYLIWKFSENIDGAKKFLVDYIDSFKQAFMASEFYNFPCFSDTVPDITQIISKDSKAVPPDKYAVLSDVLDWATNVGYPGYSSAAIDETFNTWVLNTMFAEAAAGAETPEESLKRAEIKMKAIWAKWKDRKMI; encoded by the coding sequence ATGGGTGTCCGCAAGCTTCGTCTCGGCTTATCGCGCCGCGACGTTATCAAGACGGTCACTGGCGCCGGCGCTGCCGTCGCGGTTGCCGGCCCGTTTTTCCATGTCACTCCGGCCCGCGCCGCCAAGACCCTAAAGATCCTGCAATGGAGCCACTTCGTCCCAGGCTACGACAAGTGGTTCAACAACACCTACACCAAGGAATGGGGCGCCAAGAACGGCACCGAGGTGGTGATCGACAACATCAACCTTGCCCTGATCCCCTCGCGCGCAGCGGCGGAAGTGTCGGCGCAGAAGGGCCACGACCTTGTGATGTTCCTCGCGCCGCCCTCGGTCTTCGAGGATCAGGTCGCCGACATGACGGAGGTCTATGCCGAATGCGAAAAAAAGCACGGCAAGCCCATCGATCTGGCGATCAAGAGCACCTACAACCCCAGGACCAAGAAGTACTTCGCATTTTCCGACAGCTTCGTGCCGGATCCCGTCAACTACCGTTCGGACCTCTGGGGTGACGTCGGCATGAAGCCGGACACCTGGGATAACGTCCGTATCGGCGGCAAGAAGATCAAGGACAAGACTGGCATTCCGGTCGGCGTCGGTCTTTCCGCCGAGATCGACACGGCGATGGCCATGCGGGCGCTTATGTACTCGTTCGGTGCGCACGAGCAAGACGCCGAGGGCAATCTCGCCATCAATTCCAAGGAAACCCTCGAAGCGCTCAAATTCGTCAAGGCGCTGTTCGAGCAGACCGAGACGCCGGAAGTGTTCGCCTGGGATGCGTCGTCCAATAACCGGCAGATGCTCGCGGGGCGCTCTTCGCTCGTGCTCAATGCGATTTCAATCACGCGCGCCGGCGAAAACGATAAGCTTCCGATCCACGAGAAGATCGCCCTTGCCAAGCCACCGAAAGGTCCGGTCCGGCAGATCGGCCTCGAACATTTGATGAGCTGCTATCTGATCTGGAAGTTTTCCGAGAATATCGACGGCGCTAAGAAATTCCTGGTCGACTACATCGACAGCTTCAAGCAGGCGTTCATGGCGAGCGAGTTCTACAACTTTCCCTGCTTCTCGGACACAGTGCCCGATATCACCCAAATCATCTCCAAGGATTCCAAGGCGGTGCCGCCGGACAAATACGCGGTTCTTTCCGACGTGCTCGATTGGGCGACCAATGTTGGCTATCCCGGCTACTCCAGTGCCGCGATCGACGAAACCTTCAACACCTGGGTGCTCAATACGATGTTCGCCGAAGCAGCTGCGGGTGCCGAGACCCCGGAAGAATCTCTCAAGCGCGCAGAGATTAAGATGAAGGCGATCTGGGCGAAATGGAAAGACCGGAAGATGATTTGA
- a CDS encoding multiple sugar transport system ATP-binding protein (product_source=KO:K10112; cath_funfam=3.40.50.300; cog=COG3839; ko=KO:K10112; pfam=PF00005; smart=SM00382; superfamily=50331,52540) — protein sequence MAIVETRRVTKLFDAVRAIDGVDLLANEGEFLVLLGPSGCGKTTLMRMIAGLEPPTSGDIVIDGEIVTGLPPRARNVAMVFQSYALYPHLTVERNISFPLRAVGMPKEEIRKKVDWAAQMFGIQKFLGRKPRQLSGGERQRVALARAVVREPVVFLLDEPLSNLDAKLRNSARDELKQFQDKLGTTTIYVTHDQAEAMGLGDRIAILNQGRVCQVGTPHDIYNNAMDIFVATFIGSPPMNLLEDGKTWLGFRPESFLPKGVEPGDDNIGFPFRITRVEYLGADRLVYGVIDGRTSEAHIISKIPTNIRTPLDAGQVYNFVVRRQDIARFDRDSGRRVNPGPV from the coding sequence ATGGCGATTGTCGAAACACGGCGAGTGACCAAGCTGTTCGATGCGGTCCGCGCCATTGATGGCGTCGACCTTCTCGCCAACGAAGGAGAATTCCTGGTTCTGCTGGGCCCATCGGGCTGCGGCAAGACGACCCTGATGCGCATGATCGCCGGGCTCGAGCCGCCAACCTCCGGCGACATCGTGATCGACGGCGAAATCGTCACCGGCCTGCCCCCACGGGCTCGCAACGTCGCCATGGTGTTTCAAAGCTACGCGCTCTATCCGCATCTCACGGTCGAGAGGAACATCTCGTTTCCACTGCGCGCGGTCGGCATGCCAAAGGAGGAGATTCGCAAAAAGGTAGACTGGGCCGCGCAGATGTTCGGCATTCAGAAATTCCTCGGCCGCAAGCCGCGCCAGCTTTCCGGCGGCGAGCGCCAGCGCGTTGCGCTGGCGCGCGCGGTCGTGCGAGAGCCGGTTGTCTTTCTTCTTGATGAGCCCTTGTCGAATCTCGACGCCAAGCTGCGCAACTCCGCGCGCGACGAGCTGAAGCAATTCCAGGACAAGCTCGGCACCACGACCATCTACGTGACCCATGATCAGGCGGAAGCGATGGGCCTCGGCGACCGCATCGCCATACTCAATCAGGGACGCGTGTGCCAGGTCGGCACCCCGCACGACATCTACAACAACGCGATGGATATCTTCGTTGCGACCTTCATCGGATCGCCGCCGATGAACTTGCTGGAGGACGGCAAGACCTGGCTCGGCTTCCGACCCGAGTCGTTCCTGCCCAAAGGGGTAGAGCCCGGCGACGACAACATAGGCTTCCCGTTCCGGATCACCCGGGTCGAGTATCTCGGCGCCGACCGCCTGGTTTACGGCGTGATTGATGGCCGCACATCCGAGGCGCACATCATCTCGAAGATCCCAACCAACATCCGCACACCTCTCGATGCAGGCCAAGTTTACAACTTCGTCGTCCGACGTCAGGACATCGCGCGCTTCGACCGTGACAGCGGGCGACGCGTAAATCCGGGGCCGGTGTGA
- a CDS encoding multiple sugar transport system permease protein (product_source=KO:K02025; cath_funfam=1.10.3720.10; cog=COG1175; ko=KO:K02025; pfam=PF00528; superfamily=161098; transmembrane_helix_parts=Inside_1_26,TMhelix_27_49,Outside_50_90,TMhelix_91_113,Inside_114_119,TMhelix_120_142,Outside_143_179,TMhelix_180_202,Inside_203_229,TMhelix_230_252,Outside_253_283,TMhelix_284_306,Inside_307_313), with protein MSTVAGTFGKTRTQHHVLSRLADNDRWLWSAMLAPAILYIILLVGFPFLLSLYYSVSNATVAGREVQFVGLENFRRIVESGTFWLSLRNTVVITVVSQFLVVVLANILATALLADFRGKWLVRLLILLPWVAPISLGSIGWLWIFDSIYSVINWTARAAGLLGPNEWPIWLGEPNLARTSIIIVNVWRILPLATVIILAGLSSIPQDIHDAAEVDGAGFWRHHFEITTPLILPITLVALLFGIIFTFTDLIVVFVLTRGGPYDTTQVIASWAYFTGIQGGDLAGGAAISLFLFPVLAGVAILFLWVARRAEVT; from the coding sequence ATGTCAACCGTCGCAGGAACGTTCGGCAAGACCCGTACACAGCACCACGTGCTGTCGCGCCTCGCCGACAATGATCGCTGGCTGTGGAGCGCCATGCTCGCGCCCGCAATCCTCTACATCATCCTCCTCGTCGGCTTTCCCTTCCTGCTCTCACTTTACTACAGCGTATCGAATGCGACGGTCGCGGGCCGCGAGGTGCAGTTCGTCGGGCTGGAGAATTTCCGGCGCATCGTCGAGAGCGGCACATTCTGGCTTTCACTCCGAAACACCGTCGTGATTACGGTTGTGTCCCAGTTCTTGGTTGTCGTGCTTGCCAATATCCTCGCGACCGCGCTGCTCGCCGACTTCCGCGGCAAATGGCTGGTTCGTCTCTTGATCCTGCTCCCGTGGGTAGCACCGATCTCGCTCGGCTCAATCGGCTGGCTCTGGATTTTCGATTCGATCTACAGCGTCATTAACTGGACGGCCCGCGCCGCAGGCTTGCTCGGACCAAACGAATGGCCGATCTGGCTTGGCGAGCCAAATCTGGCGAGAACGTCGATCATCATCGTCAACGTCTGGCGCATTCTTCCGCTCGCGACAGTGATCATCCTCGCTGGGCTTTCGTCGATCCCCCAGGATATCCACGACGCGGCGGAAGTCGACGGTGCGGGATTCTGGCGCCACCATTTCGAGATCACGACCCCGCTAATTCTGCCGATCACGCTGGTGGCGTTGTTGTTCGGCATCATCTTCACCTTCACCGACCTGATTGTGGTCTTCGTGCTGACACGCGGTGGCCCCTACGACACGACACAGGTTATCGCCAGCTGGGCCTACTTCACGGGCATTCAAGGTGGCGATCTTGCAGGAGGCGCCGCCATCTCCCTGTTCCTGTTCCCGGTGCTGGCGGGCGTTGCAATCCTGTTCCTATGGGTCGCCCGGCGCGCGGAGGTGACGTGA
- a CDS encoding multiple sugar transport system permease protein (product_source=KO:K02026; cath_funfam=1.10.3720.10; cog=COG0395; ko=KO:K02026; pfam=PF00528; superfamily=161098; transmembrane_helix_parts=Inside_1_19,TMhelix_20_37,Outside_38_81,TMhelix_82_104,Inside_105_116,TMhelix_117_139,Outside_140_148,TMhelix_149_171,Inside_172_191,TMhelix_192_214,Outside_215_218,TMhelix_219_241,Inside_242_247,TMhelix_248_270,Outside_271_284), which yields MISQFARGRRIASRAGHAAILIFFVTFLAFPFYWMAITTFKTTQDLHNIQNNPYVFHDPPTLRHLSVLFNDTQYLQWLYNTGFVGVIVVVITLLLAVPAGYALARMTGAWAQTLGTAIFLTYLVPPTILFIPFARIVAALGLQDSVWSLVLVYPSFTVPFCTWLLMGFFKAIPRDLEEAAMIDGLSRFGAFLKVVMPISTAGMLTAVIFAFTLVTQEFVYGVTFITASSSYTVSVGVPTFLVRGDVYFWGSMMAACLIASVPIAIIYNFFVDRFVAGFTGGSIR from the coding sequence ATGATCTCCCAATTCGCCCGCGGACGTCGTATCGCCAGCCGAGCTGGTCACGCCGCGATTCTCATTTTCTTTGTGACCTTCCTCGCCTTTCCCTTCTACTGGATGGCGATCACCACCTTCAAAACCACGCAGGATCTGCACAACATCCAGAACAATCCTTACGTGTTCCACGACCCGCCGACACTTCGACATCTCTCTGTGTTGTTCAACGACACGCAGTATCTGCAATGGCTGTACAATACCGGCTTTGTCGGGGTGATTGTCGTCGTCATCACCCTCCTGCTCGCCGTGCCTGCCGGCTACGCGCTGGCACGCATGACCGGCGCCTGGGCGCAAACTCTCGGCACTGCAATATTCCTCACTTATCTCGTGCCACCGACGATCCTGTTCATCCCATTTGCGCGCATCGTCGCGGCGCTGGGCTTGCAGGACTCGGTATGGTCGCTCGTTCTCGTCTATCCGAGCTTCACCGTTCCGTTTTGCACCTGGCTCCTGATGGGTTTCTTCAAGGCTATACCGCGCGATCTTGAGGAGGCGGCGATGATCGATGGATTGAGCCGTTTTGGAGCGTTCCTCAAAGTCGTGATGCCGATTTCCACCGCAGGAATGCTGACGGCGGTTATCTTTGCCTTCACTCTGGTGACCCAAGAATTCGTCTACGGCGTCACGTTCATCACGGCCTCGTCGAGCTATACCGTGAGCGTGGGTGTCCCGACGTTCCTAGTGCGAGGCGATGTGTATTTCTGGGGATCGATGATGGCAGCTTGCCTGATCGCCAGTGTGCCGATCGCCATTATCTATAATTTCTTTGTCGATCGCTTCGTCGCTGGCTTCACCGGCGGTTCGATCAGATAG
- a CDS encoding hypothetical protein (product_source=Hypo-rule applied; cleavage_site_network=SignalP-noTM; pfam=PF06707; superfamily=53300; transmembrane_helix_parts=Inside_1_4,TMhelix_5_27,Outside_28_273), which produces MRWRVSFGTVVAVSMLMCGAVAAPAPIADSQVAPSVDVELIIAVDVSYSMDFDELAVQREGYAQAIVSKEFLQALKGGPNGRISVTYFEWSASNDQKIIIPWRVIDGPETAGAVANEIMETPVRRGSRTSISGAILFAMPLFDENPNRGFRRVIDISGDGPNNNGPPITLVRDEALRKGVVINGLPIMVKEPSYSSMDIENLDWYYEDCVIGGPGSFVVAIQDHDKFKEAIRTKLLLEVAGRTPEHQVVPVAEKEPRVSCTIGEMLWQDRWGR; this is translated from the coding sequence ATGCGATGGCGTGTCTCGTTCGGAACCGTGGTTGCAGTCAGCATGCTCATGTGTGGCGCCGTTGCGGCGCCTGCTCCGATTGCGGACTCCCAGGTCGCGCCTTCCGTAGATGTCGAACTCATCATTGCGGTCGACGTATCTTATTCGATGGACTTCGACGAACTGGCCGTTCAACGAGAGGGGTATGCCCAAGCCATCGTCTCAAAGGAGTTCTTGCAGGCACTGAAGGGTGGTCCAAATGGCAGGATTTCGGTGACGTATTTTGAATGGTCGGCGTCCAATGACCAGAAGATCATCATTCCGTGGCGGGTGATTGACGGCCCCGAGACAGCAGGCGCCGTCGCAAACGAGATCATGGAGACGCCAGTCCGGCGAGGATCCCGTACCTCCATCTCGGGCGCAATCCTGTTCGCGATGCCGCTCTTCGATGAGAACCCGAACCGGGGCTTTCGGCGCGTCATCGATATTTCAGGCGATGGTCCCAACAACAACGGCCCGCCAATCACGCTCGTTCGCGATGAGGCACTCAGAAAGGGCGTCGTCATCAACGGCCTCCCGATTATGGTGAAGGAGCCATCCTATTCCTCGATGGATATCGAGAATCTCGACTGGTACTATGAGGACTGTGTCATAGGGGGGCCAGGCTCATTTGTGGTGGCGATCCAGGATCACGACAAATTCAAAGAGGCTATCCGCACAAAACTCCTGCTCGAAGTGGCAGGAAGGACGCCGGAGCATCAGGTGGTGCCGGTCGCCGAGAAAGAGCCGCGCGTGAGCTGCACGATCGGCGAGATGCTCTGGCAGGATCGCTGGGGCCGCTAG
- a CDS encoding branched-chain amino acid transport system ATP-binding protein (product_source=KO:K01996; cath_funfam=3.40.50.300; cog=COG0410; ko=KO:K01996; pfam=PF00005; smart=SM00382; superfamily=52540): protein MLEISDLVCRYGKVEAIKGISLSIKQGQLVALIGANGAGKSTTLRSISGILPSVSGRMMFEGEDITRCSAREILARGIAHCPEGRRVFPDMTVEENLDMGAYLRNDTDGIAADRDRIFTQFPRLAERRHQVAGTLSGGEQQMLAIGRAIMSKPKLVMFDEPSLGLAPNIVEQVFEIIDGIRKSGTTVLMVEQNAYSALDMCDYAYLMEAGSIVLSGKGEELIDDKHIQEAYLGG, encoded by the coding sequence GTGCTAGAGATTAGCGATCTCGTTTGCCGCTACGGCAAGGTCGAAGCCATCAAGGGTATTTCGCTGTCGATCAAGCAAGGACAGCTTGTTGCATTGATCGGTGCGAATGGCGCCGGCAAGAGCACCACGCTGCGTTCGATTTCGGGGATTCTGCCGTCGGTTTCCGGCCGCATGATGTTCGAGGGCGAAGACATCACGCGCTGTTCGGCTCGCGAGATTCTGGCGCGCGGCATTGCCCATTGTCCGGAGGGGCGTCGGGTGTTTCCCGATATGACGGTCGAGGAGAACCTCGACATGGGCGCATACCTGCGAAACGACACTGACGGCATTGCCGCGGATCGCGATCGGATATTCACCCAGTTTCCACGATTGGCGGAACGTCGCCATCAGGTTGCCGGCACGCTATCCGGCGGCGAGCAGCAGATGCTTGCGATCGGACGTGCCATCATGTCGAAACCGAAGCTGGTCATGTTCGACGAACCTTCGCTCGGCCTTGCACCCAACATCGTGGAGCAGGTATTCGAGATCATCGATGGCATCCGCAAGTCGGGCACAACGGTGCTGATGGTGGAACAGAACGCCTACTCAGCCCTCGACATGTGCGATTACGCGTACCTCATGGAGGCCGGGTCAATCGTGCTATCGGGAAAAGGCGAAGAGTTGATTGATGACAAGCACATCCAAGAGGCTTATCTGGGCGGGTGA
- a CDS encoding branched-chain amino acid transport system ATP-binding protein (product_source=KO:K01995; cath_funfam=3.40.50.300; cog=COG0411; ko=KO:K01995; pfam=PF00005,PF12399; smart=SM00382; superfamily=52540), translating into MMDAHPTQKQPALSIEHIAVHFGGLVAISDMNFVVNEGEVVSLIGPNGAGKTTAFNVITGFLRPTKGEVRYRGTPLSNLKPHQVTSLGLVRTFQRTSVFQSVSVFENVMIGLHRRGRSHLWDTLLALPRERESENELRTRAAEILALVGIERRSRELAGSLAYGDQRLLGVALALAADPSMLLLDEPVSGMNATETARFMQLLDKLRGLDVTILLVEHDMPMVMGVSDRIVVLNYGRIIAEGPPAAIQGNPEVIRAYLGQGAKRRARD; encoded by the coding sequence ATGATGGACGCGCACCCGACACAGAAACAGCCTGCGCTGTCGATCGAGCACATCGCCGTCCATTTCGGCGGCCTTGTTGCGATCTCGGACATGAACTTCGTCGTCAATGAGGGCGAGGTCGTCAGCCTGATTGGTCCGAACGGTGCGGGCAAGACGACCGCCTTCAATGTCATCACTGGATTTTTGCGGCCGACGAAGGGCGAAGTCCGCTATCGCGGGACGCCCCTGAGCAATCTGAAGCCGCATCAGGTGACGTCGCTCGGGCTGGTCAGAACGTTCCAGCGCACCAGCGTGTTTCAAAGCGTCAGTGTCTTTGAGAACGTGATGATTGGCCTGCATCGTCGTGGCCGCTCGCATCTGTGGGACACGTTGCTGGCGCTGCCGCGTGAGCGAGAATCGGAAAACGAGTTGAGGACGAGGGCAGCCGAGATCTTGGCGCTTGTCGGCATTGAGCGCCGCTCGCGTGAGCTCGCCGGATCGCTTGCTTACGGCGATCAGCGGCTTCTCGGCGTGGCGCTGGCGTTGGCCGCGGATCCCTCCATGCTGCTGCTGGATGAGCCAGTTTCCGGCATGAACGCGACGGAGACTGCGCGCTTCATGCAACTTCTCGACAAGTTGCGCGGTTTGGATGTCACGATCCTGCTGGTTGAGCATGACATGCCCATGGTGATGGGCGTGTCGGATCGTATCGTTGTGTTGAATTACGGCCGGATCATTGCCGAAGGACCGCCCGCGGCAATCCAGGGCAATCCTGAAGTCATCCGCGCTTATCTCGGGCAGGGAGCTAAGAGACGTGCTAGAGATTAG
- a CDS encoding branched-chain amino acid transport system permease protein (product_source=KO:K01998; cog=COG4177; ko=KO:K01998; pfam=PF02653; superfamily=103446; transmembrane_helix_parts=Inside_1_2,TMhelix_3_20,Outside_21_24,TMhelix_25_47,Inside_48_51,TMhelix_52_74,Outside_75_88,TMhelix_89_111,Inside_112_117,TMhelix_118_137,Outside_138_146,TMhelix_147_165,Inside_166_171,TMhelix_172_194,Outside_195_220,TMhelix_221_243,Inside_244_249,TMhelix_250_267,Outside_268_270,TMhelix_271_293,Inside_294_297,TMhelix_298_320,Outside_321_344) translates to MRRWLPWITLLVFASVPLWLKDPYLLNAFITTGIFIIAAMSLNLLLGYTGQLSLGHVAFFGIGAYTSALVSLGFDVELIGGYRVVHEPWPVWLGFIIGVLFSGFCGYLVGKLSFRVRGAYFVIVTISFAEVVRLVALNWVELTQGPLALTSIPPMTLGLPGLGYFDFYSKQSNYYLVLAVIVISYVIIKRLVHSRVGRAMVALKENESLAVSVGIDVTRYLVLAAVVSAGIAGAAGSLYAHYLKIIDPDVFLFLYTVTMVIMVITGGKGTLAGPIVGGLIFGFIPVVARSFAAPEIQWILYGLFMILIVFVLPQGIVPAIEKWFGVKDEPNVAPATEAKMQDAR, encoded by the coding sequence ATGAGGCGTTGGCTCCCCTGGATTACGCTGCTTGTGTTCGCTTCCGTTCCACTGTGGCTTAAAGATCCTTATCTTTTGAATGCCTTTATCACGACAGGCATCTTCATTATTGCGGCGATGAGCCTCAACCTGCTGCTCGGTTATACGGGACAGCTCAGTCTCGGCCATGTCGCGTTTTTCGGAATTGGTGCTTACACCAGTGCACTGGTGTCGCTCGGTTTCGACGTCGAATTGATCGGCGGATATCGCGTCGTGCACGAGCCATGGCCGGTCTGGCTTGGCTTTATTATAGGGGTCCTGTTTTCCGGCTTCTGTGGCTACCTCGTCGGTAAACTGTCTTTCCGCGTGCGCGGTGCTTACTTTGTCATTGTGACGATCAGCTTCGCCGAAGTCGTGCGGTTGGTGGCGTTGAACTGGGTCGAGCTCACCCAGGGACCGTTGGCGCTCACGTCCATTCCGCCGATGACATTGGGATTGCCGGGGCTCGGCTATTTCGACTTCTACAGCAAGCAGTCGAACTACTATCTCGTACTCGCGGTCATCGTAATTTCTTATGTGATAATCAAGCGGCTCGTGCATTCGCGCGTCGGGCGCGCGATGGTCGCGCTGAAGGAAAACGAGTCGCTGGCAGTGTCCGTTGGCATCGACGTGACGCGTTACCTCGTGCTTGCTGCGGTTGTCTCGGCTGGCATCGCTGGTGCTGCTGGCAGTCTCTACGCGCACTATTTGAAGATCATCGATCCGGACGTGTTTCTGTTCCTCTACACGGTCACCATGGTGATCATGGTCATCACGGGCGGGAAGGGAACACTCGCAGGGCCGATCGTGGGCGGTTTGATTTTCGGATTTATTCCGGTCGTTGCACGATCCTTCGCAGCCCCCGAGATTCAGTGGATCTTGTACGGCTTGTTCATGATCTTGATCGTGTTCGTGCTGCCGCAGGGCATCGTGCCGGCGATTGAGAAGTGGTTTGGCGTGAAAGATGAGCCGAATGTTGCTCCGGCAACGGAAGCTAAAATGCAGGATGCACGATGA
- a CDS encoding branched-chain amino acid transport system permease protein (product_source=KO:K01997; cog=COG0559; ko=KO:K01997; pfam=PF02653; superfamily=81345; transmembrane_helix_parts=Inside_1_11,TMhelix_12_34,Outside_35_48,TMhelix_49_83,Inside_84_95,TMhelix_96_118,Outside_119_137,TMhelix_138_160,Inside_161_190,TMhelix_191_213,Outside_214_227,TMhelix_228_250,Inside_251_254,TMhelix_255_277,Outside_278_290) produces the protein MTEFLQHMINMLILGSTYALLGIGLTLIFGIMRVVNFAHGELYAFGAYFVYFVAIMLGLNFFLSILVAIVAGCLLGALIEVVLLRPMRGADIDTTMLIMIGAMIVMQNAEQYVWGGVAKSVATPFPETPLVIGPFSVSWLRLFVFFAALALIAVAYFLINRTKLGKAMRATFQDRDTASLMGVNIQMIYMATFALGSSLAAAAGALLGPVYVISPQMGNIASLKAFAIVILGGLGSIGGATIGGFILAFAEEMGAGYISSGYRDAMGFLIIIAVLLFKPTGLFAKSERIG, from the coding sequence ATGACTGAATTTCTGCAACACATGATCAACATGCTGATCCTCGGCAGCACCTACGCGCTGCTCGGTATCGGCCTGACCCTGATCTTCGGCATCATGCGCGTCGTTAACTTCGCGCATGGCGAGCTTTACGCGTTCGGGGCGTACTTCGTTTATTTCGTCGCCATCATGCTGGGATTGAATTTCTTTCTTTCAATCCTGGTGGCGATTGTCGCGGGATGTCTGCTTGGGGCATTGATCGAGGTGGTTCTGTTACGGCCGATGCGCGGCGCGGACATCGACACCACCATGCTGATCATGATCGGCGCGATGATCGTGATGCAGAACGCCGAGCAATATGTCTGGGGTGGCGTGGCCAAGTCGGTGGCGACGCCCTTTCCCGAGACCCCGCTTGTCATCGGGCCGTTCTCGGTATCCTGGCTGCGCCTGTTTGTGTTCTTTGCGGCCTTGGCGCTGATCGCCGTGGCTTATTTCCTGATCAACCGCACCAAACTCGGTAAGGCGATGCGCGCGACCTTTCAGGACCGCGACACGGCGTCGCTGATGGGTGTCAACATTCAGATGATCTACATGGCGACCTTCGCCCTCGGCTCGAGTCTTGCTGCCGCTGCTGGCGCGCTGCTGGGGCCGGTCTACGTGATCTCGCCGCAGATGGGTAATATTGCGTCGTTGAAGGCGTTTGCGATCGTTATCCTCGGCGGGCTCGGTAGCATCGGCGGCGCCACGATCGGTGGTTTCATCCTGGCTTTCGCCGAGGAAATGGGGGCGGGCTACATCTCATCCGGGTATCGCGATGCTATGGGATTCCTGATCATCATTGCGGTGCTGCTCTTCAAGCCCACGGGCCTGTTTGCGAAATCGGAGCGAATCGGATGA